In a single window of the Solea senegalensis isolate Sse05_10M unplaced genomic scaffold, IFAPA_SoseM_1 scf7180000015617, whole genome shotgun sequence genome:
- the LOC122762398 gene encoding E3 SUMO-protein ligase ZBED1-like — MVDEAVVNMIIKDSQPFSVVEDVGFRELMHLMDPNYILPSRKALKAMVDIKYQEAKEKAREQVQKAVAVSLTSDMWTSINMDAYLAVTCHFIDDEDQLCTTLLGVQHFPKAHTAENLAAGHVQLMEEWGIRDKVKCLVTDGASNMNACVRQLNVRHAICIAHTINLIVHKSFDDVEGLNELRQKCRRLVTLFRTSTTAKERLVQVQEQMGRQPYKMIIEVDTRWNSTFLMLQRLYELREPVGAALASLKTDITPLTAAEYDSVNNTLSVLAPFHQATVEVSAEKRVSSSKVIPLMKMLHHAITNKMHTMNASTIARQLGDNLV; from the exons ATGGTGGATGAGGCTGTGGTCAACATGATCATCAAGGACTCCCAGCCGTTCTCCGTTGTGGAGGATGTGGGCTTCAGGGAGCTCATGCACCTAATGGATCCCAACTATATTCTCCCCAGTAGAAAG GCTCTGAAAGCAATGGTGGATATAAAATATCAGGAGGCCAAGGAGAAGGCCAGAGAGCAGGTCCAGAAGGCTGTGGCTGTCAGTCTCACGTCTGACATGTGGACGTCCATCAATATGGACGCCTACCTGGCAGTGACGTGCCATTTCATTGACGATGAAGACCAGCTCTGCACTACTCTGCTTGGGGTGCAACATTTTCCAAAGGCCCATACAGCAGAAAACCTTGCAGCGGGGCATGTACAGCTCATGGAGGAGTGGGGCATCAGAGATAAGGTGAAGTGTCTTGTCACTGATGGCGCATCAAACATGAACGCTTGTGTGAGACAGCTAAATGTGAGGCATGCAATATGCATTGCTCACACAATAAACCTTATTGTTCACAAGTCCTTCGATGATGTGGAAGGACTAAATGAATTAAGGCAGAAATGTAGGAGGTTGGTGACCCTCTTCCGCACAAGCACTACTGCGAAAGAGCGACTGGTCCAAGTGCAGGAGCAGATGGGAAGGCAGCCCTACAAAATGATAATAGAGGTAGACACGCGTTGGAACAGCACATTCCTTATGTTGCAGCGGCTGTATGAGCTAAGAGAGCCAGTGGGGGCAGCCCTGGcctcactgaaaacagacaTTACCCCCCTTACAGCAGCTGAGTATGACTCTGTGAACAACACTCTGAGTGTACTCGCCCCATTCCACCAAGCAACAGTTGAGGTTTCTGCTGAGAAGAGGGTATCCTCCTCAAAAGTGATACCTCTCATGAAGATGTTGCATCATGCAATAACAAACAAGATGCACACAATGAATGCATCCACCATTGCGAGGCAGCTGGGGGACAACCTTGTCTGA